A single Fibrobacter sp. DNA region contains:
- the yajC gene encoding preprotein translocase subunit YajC has product MKLSALLISLASVAAFAQDAAAEQQPSALGGFLPLILMFVVMWFFFIRPQSKERKLQEEMRKGLKKGDKVMTTAGIIGIVTNIDETSTTVTVRTGSTTLIDFEKAAILRVLNAEAKPAEKTEEKK; this is encoded by the coding sequence ATGAAACTTTCCGCACTTCTCATCTCCCTCGCTTCCGTTGCAGCTTTTGCTCAGGATGCAGCAGCAGAACAGCAGCCCAGCGCTTTGGGTGGTTTCCTTCCGCTGATCCTCATGTTCGTCGTGATGTGGTTCTTCTTCATCCGCCCACAGAGCAAGGAAAGAAAGCTTCAGGAAGAAATGCGCAAGGGCCTCAAGAAGGGTGACAAGGTGATGACCACCGCTGGTATCATCGGCATTGTGACCAACATCGACGAAACCTCTACCACCGTCACTGTTCGTACCGGTTCTACCACCCTCATCGACTTCGAAAAGGCAGCAATCCTCCGCGTTCTCAACGCAGAAGCAAAGCCGGCAGAAAAGACCGAAGAAAAGAAGTAA
- the def gene encoding peptide deformylase, with translation MAILPIRIYGDPVLRKKCEPITEITPELRQLARDMLETMYDAPGCGLAAPQIGKNIRLVVIDTAIPGEEEPRPYIMFNPEWEAEPDAEIVEYDEGCLSVPDIFCNVLRPSKVCVRFFDINGEAQEIHDCDGLFGRCIQHETDHLNGDLFVDKISTSDRMMNQSKLKKMAKDSQAKLKGKR, from the coding sequence ATGGCAATCCTCCCCATCCGAATTTACGGCGACCCGGTTCTGCGCAAGAAGTGCGAACCCATTACCGAAATTACCCCGGAACTCCGTCAACTGGCCCGCGACATGCTTGAAACCATGTACGACGCCCCGGGTTGCGGCCTTGCCGCTCCTCAGATTGGCAAGAACATCCGTCTTGTGGTGATCGACACCGCTATCCCCGGAGAAGAGGAACCCCGCCCCTACATCATGTTCAACCCGGAATGGGAAGCTGAACCTGATGCAGAAATCGTTGAATACGATGAAGGCTGCCTCTCTGTTCCCGACATTTTCTGCAACGTGCTGCGTCCGAGCAAGGTCTGCGTACGATTCTTCGACATCAACGGTGAAGCCCAGGAAATCCACGACTGCGACGGTCTCTTTGGCCGCTGCATCCAGCACGAAACCGATCACCTGAACGGTGACCTGTTCGTGGACAAGATCTCTACTTCTGACCGCATGATGAACCAGTCCAAGTTGAAGAAGATGGCCAAGGATTCCCAGGCCAAGCTCAAGGGCAAGCGCTAA
- a CDS encoding SpoIID/LytB domain-containing protein — MKFRWTFLSILFYSLTHFAFAESQAVSASADDFDLPEDVAKAEVVKFVPVAPTNAAPVAQPVVDSASEDSLFMENFAPIEAVSTSEEVEVASPQGLQNRAIPQELNRPIRVGIFVGVKELYLMFNGEEIKVTATGSRVKLQAGGKSMEMESREFQNEDGSCLAVAQDQKSLKRACYPGSVLLRATNGKVDAINAVDVEDYLRGSVPYEIGKLDASRIEALKAQAIAARTYAYKHFNSREAMGFDVYADVKDQVYKGLEGATPLTDAAVKATAGVVMTYNGEFIIAYYHSTCGGKTETLATWNRPNLPYLQCKPDLRPNGSPWCDESSYMKWEKRFTDKEIVDLFKKNAKEAKAKFSGGTGADFKKVKNITIIDTLISGRILTLRIVTDKGHFDVLTDKTRWLFKKANSILPSSLFSVTHEKQEWIVKGSGFGHGVGMCQMGVRARAQAGQSFQEILTHYYPGITLEKYTR, encoded by the coding sequence TTGAAGTTCCGGTGGACATTCCTCTCCATTCTCTTTTACAGCCTGACGCACTTTGCATTTGCAGAGTCGCAGGCTGTTTCTGCATCTGCAGATGATTTCGACCTGCCCGAAGACGTGGCCAAGGCGGAAGTGGTCAAGTTCGTTCCGGTAGCTCCGACAAACGCAGCGCCTGTTGCTCAACCTGTCGTAGACTCCGCAAGCGAAGATTCCTTGTTCATGGAAAACTTCGCTCCCATCGAGGCGGTTTCCACATCAGAAGAAGTGGAAGTCGCTTCACCCCAAGGTTTGCAAAACAGGGCCATTCCTCAGGAATTGAACCGCCCCATCCGCGTAGGGATTTTCGTTGGCGTCAAGGAACTTTACCTGATGTTCAACGGCGAAGAAATCAAGGTAACCGCAACAGGCTCCCGCGTTAAATTGCAGGCCGGCGGCAAGTCCATGGAAATGGAATCCCGCGAATTCCAGAACGAAGACGGCAGTTGCCTCGCCGTAGCCCAGGACCAGAAATCCTTAAAGCGCGCCTGCTATCCGGGCTCCGTACTGCTCCGCGCAACCAATGGCAAAGTCGACGCAATCAACGCCGTCGACGTGGAAGACTACTTACGCGGTTCCGTGCCCTACGAAATCGGCAAGCTGGACGCCTCCCGCATCGAAGCATTGAAGGCACAAGCTATCGCCGCACGCACCTACGCCTACAAGCATTTTAACAGCCGCGAAGCCATGGGTTTTGACGTCTATGCCGACGTGAAAGACCAGGTCTATAAGGGCCTGGAAGGCGCCACCCCGCTGACCGACGCAGCGGTCAAGGCTACCGCAGGCGTAGTCATGACCTACAACGGCGAATTCATCATCGCCTACTACCATTCCACATGTGGCGGCAAGACAGAAACGCTGGCCACCTGGAATCGTCCCAACCTTCCCTACCTGCAATGCAAGCCGGACCTGCGACCCAATGGCAGTCCCTGGTGCGATGAGTCTAGCTACATGAAGTGGGAGAAGCGTTTTACAGACAAAGAAATTGTTGACCTGTTCAAGAAGAATGCCAAGGAAGCCAAGGCAAAGTTCTCCGGCGGAACTGGAGCCGACTTCAAGAAGGTCAAAAACATTACCATCATCGACACTTTGATCAGCGGTCGCATTCTCACCCTTCGCATTGTAACAGACAAGGGTCACTTTGACGTTCTTACGGACAAGACCCGCTGGCTTTTCAAGAAGGCAAATTCAATCCTCCCCTCCTCCCTCTTCAGCGTTACCCACGAAAAGCAGGAATGGATCGTGAAGGGTTCCGGATTCGGCCACGGCGTTGGCATGTGCCAGATGGGCGTCCGCGCCAGAGCACAGGCCGGCCAGTCCTTCCAGGAAATCTTGACCCACTACTATCCGGGCATCACCTTGGAAAAGTACACCCGCTAA
- a CDS encoding tRNA (N(6)-L-threonylcarbamoyladenosine(37)-C(2))-methylthiotransferase — translation MSKPILKVISQGCAANFGEGEKIARLLQSKYDVVFGLDGERPDAYILNVCTVKGNASAIKLLRQARDAAPEAAIYVTGCAPKDLREEVAWIDGKVVFTSLTELSKGSTELAAEQAQEPAKTSVLREALQVGIVNIEEGCLDACAYCSTRLVKGRLRSFAADSIVEQIRQLVQDGCREIQLTGQDCGCYGFDFAEGTNNGVRNLAELVQKILVNVPGDYRMRLGMGNPRHMMQYSEALMECFQDDRVYKFIHLPVQSGSERVLQAMNRKHTAEDYVKLAAEFNKRFPLFTLSTDLIVGFPGETDQDFEDTLQVLRETRPTVCNITRFVSRPGTPASRMVDVVPDEIKHKRSAELAAAFQQIAAENNSRWIGQTELVTIEKQGYRKGTLIARNDAYRPVALAMPSTSANTASGAASSTILKGDIEASTALYRPGERLLVKITAAEPFALIGQPIV, via the coding sequence ATGTCCAAGCCCATTCTCAAAGTCATCAGCCAAGGCTGCGCAGCCAATTTCGGTGAAGGCGAAAAGATTGCCCGACTGCTGCAAAGCAAATATGACGTGGTGTTCGGTTTGGACGGAGAACGTCCCGACGCGTACATCTTAAACGTCTGTACGGTAAAGGGCAATGCCAGCGCCATCAAGCTCTTGAGACAAGCAAGAGACGCAGCACCCGAGGCCGCTATTTACGTCACCGGATGCGCCCCCAAGGACCTTCGAGAAGAAGTGGCCTGGATTGACGGGAAAGTCGTTTTCACAAGCCTGACGGAACTATCCAAGGGCTCCACCGAACTCGCCGCAGAACAAGCCCAAGAACCCGCAAAAACATCCGTACTTCGCGAGGCTCTACAAGTCGGCATCGTGAACATCGAAGAAGGCTGTCTCGATGCCTGCGCCTACTGCTCCACCCGACTGGTTAAAGGACGTCTCCGCAGTTTTGCTGCAGACTCCATCGTTGAGCAAATCCGCCAGCTCGTGCAGGACGGTTGCCGTGAAATCCAACTCACCGGACAAGATTGCGGATGTTATGGTTTCGATTTTGCGGAAGGCACCAATAACGGTGTCAGGAACCTGGCCGAGCTGGTTCAGAAGATTCTTGTGAACGTGCCTGGAGATTACCGCATGCGCCTCGGCATGGGCAACCCCCGCCATATGATGCAGTACAGCGAAGCCCTCATGGAATGCTTCCAGGACGATCGCGTGTACAAGTTCATCCACTTGCCGGTTCAAAGCGGTAGCGAGCGCGTATTGCAGGCTATGAACCGCAAGCACACCGCAGAAGACTACGTCAAGCTTGCCGCAGAATTCAACAAGCGATTCCCGCTGTTCACCCTCAGCACGGATCTCATCGTCGGCTTCCCCGGAGAAACAGACCAGGACTTTGAAGACACCCTCCAAGTTCTCCGCGAAACCCGCCCCACCGTCTGCAACATCACCCGCTTCGTTTCCCGCCCGGGTACACCAGCCAGCCGCATGGTAGACGTCGTTCCCGACGAAATCAAGCACAAGCGTTCCGCGGAACTGGCTGCCGCCTTTCAGCAAATCGCCGCAGAAAACAATTCCCGTTGGATCGGGCAGACAGAGCTGGTCACCATCGAGAAGCAAGGCTACCGTAAGGGCACCCTCATCGCCCGAAACGACGCCTACCGCCCCGTCGCACTCGCCATGCCCAGCACAAGCGCAAACACTGCATCTGGCGCAGCCTCCAGCACGATTCTAAAAGGCGATATCGAAGCTTCCACCGCCCTATACCGCCCGGGCGAACGACTCCTCGTAAAAATTACCGCAGCCGAGCCCTTCGCCCTCATCGGCCAGCCAATCGTCTAA
- a CDS encoding fibro-slime domain-containing protein, with translation MNAKKLLAMGTLMGCSSLAFAVANDITQLDIVIRDFQPNHPDFENFSEEAHAHKNEIFNYPLMSVNGFDMDWYNATVYHETCGNDATKFGSTIGIDGKPHQKNTSLPSYLQETSATTTVLKYGECSNSTVNGITQRGYERVGVDASTGDPQVQGFVCSNNAVVWANPVYYTPGMVKPHLVFAPPAEGEDYDMYDGVTIEQDNPFCDSRFFGQWYKDVDGVNLRTNTTMDIPRDAKSGYYIYDYNYNNGGYSPLDTINADGTWAGMKQCNPEIQPHGVCEQYGPQSLSIFCPPYNYQYAGSQIDYRKVNTSKLCEAWLKNGGPRNPNAAVLAASSVAGNLGQQHLRNYAFTMMGYAKFKYKAANQVDKNGKYKPEVFEFAGDDDMWIFVDGVLVVDLGGTHLSAPGSVNIFTLAQFNHGCHAGEPLANYSNCDGASDATGWADNTWHHLHFFYADRQTDGSNIYIRSSLAEVAPSRYGQPSIGNVTVKADDEGNQTTSVLLNTSLSPETMAYLNLGSTNPDLAQPAMVVVRAVTINGVTTYKTYGYYVTSISGDVDKGANGILYQMSGVLIGEDGQVEKGGILGNDMMAFNFQYDKDIAQDTDLKAAYDKLDPTLWNRLLEWNEKLTFDIASSSGKPVVGYPDDLNSWALVKFFGSGVVKPIEQDKDITRPDFAEKAEELTKMADANGGELPINSTADLILAPLPEYTADGKQVGKNGNPLLLTDDDAKLFGSASADGSLSNSATAIVGGKAKDASMCFSDGTESCTSWSFAMQGPFRINVRVFDHLGHFVSQYQQVVTEDMIKAALSKQKEDSSIPATCKTPVYGETGVLLATVKMYPVSQDGRALATGVYIYQVTVVQEEYTPCQKISGAVQENNVIYSRTTNVYTRGYRREKK, from the coding sequence ATGAACGCAAAGAAATTGTTGGCCATGGGAACCTTGATGGGATGTTCGTCCCTGGCTTTTGCTGTAGCTAATGATATTACCCAGCTTGATATTGTGATTCGCGACTTCCAGCCGAATCACCCGGACTTTGAAAATTTCTCCGAAGAAGCTCACGCGCACAAGAATGAGATTTTCAACTACCCGCTGATGTCTGTCAACGGCTTTGATATGGACTGGTATAATGCAACGGTCTATCATGAAACCTGCGGTAACGACGCTACGAAGTTCGGTTCTACCATTGGTATCGACGGTAAGCCGCACCAGAAGAACACTTCTCTTCCGAGTTACTTGCAAGAGACCTCCGCTACTACCACAGTCCTTAAGTATGGTGAATGCAGCAACAGTACCGTGAATGGTATTACCCAGCGTGGTTACGAAAGGGTCGGCGTGGATGCCTCCACTGGAGATCCTCAAGTTCAGGGCTTTGTGTGCTCCAATAACGCCGTTGTTTGGGCCAACCCCGTGTACTATACCCCGGGCATGGTTAAGCCGCACTTGGTGTTTGCTCCTCCTGCAGAAGGTGAAGACTACGACATGTACGATGGTGTTACCATCGAACAGGACAACCCTTTCTGCGACAGCCGTTTCTTTGGCCAGTGGTATAAGGATGTTGACGGTGTTAACTTGAGAACCAATACCACTATGGATATCCCGAGAGATGCCAAGAGTGGTTACTACATCTACGACTATAACTACAACAACGGTGGTTACTCTCCGCTGGATACTATTAATGCAGACGGAACCTGGGCTGGCATGAAACAGTGTAATCCTGAAATTCAGCCTCATGGTGTGTGTGAACAGTATGGTCCCCAGTCCCTCTCCATTTTCTGCCCGCCTTACAACTATCAGTACGCTGGTTCTCAGATTGACTACCGTAAGGTTAATACTTCCAAACTTTGCGAAGCTTGGCTGAAGAATGGCGGTCCGAGAAACCCGAATGCAGCTGTTTTGGCCGCATCCAGCGTCGCTGGTAATCTTGGTCAGCAGCACCTCCGCAACTATGCATTCACCATGATGGGTTATGCTAAGTTCAAGTACAAGGCTGCAAACCAGGTGGACAAGAACGGTAAATACAAGCCGGAAGTCTTCGAATTCGCCGGTGACGATGACATGTGGATCTTCGTGGACGGTGTGCTCGTTGTGGACCTTGGCGGTACACATCTTTCTGCTCCGGGTAGCGTGAACATCTTTACCTTGGCTCAGTTCAACCATGGTTGCCATGCTGGTGAACCTCTCGCTAACTATTCTAACTGCGATGGTGCTTCCGACGCTACTGGTTGGGCCGACAATACCTGGCACCACTTGCACTTCTTCTATGCAGACCGTCAGACCGATGGTTCCAACATTTACATTCGTTCTTCTCTTGCTGAAGTTGCTCCGTCCCGCTATGGTCAGCCGTCTATCGGTAACGTGACCGTGAAGGCTGACGATGAAGGTAACCAGACCACTAGCGTTTTGCTGAATACCTCCCTCTCTCCGGAAACTATGGCTTACCTCAACCTCGGTAGTACAAACCCGGATCTTGCTCAGCCCGCCATGGTTGTGGTTCGTGCCGTGACTATTAATGGTGTGACCACCTACAAGACCTATGGTTACTACGTCACTTCCATTTCCGGTGACGTGGATAAGGGTGCCAACGGTATCCTGTACCAGATGTCCGGTGTGCTGATTGGTGAAGATGGTCAGGTTGAAAAGGGTGGCATTCTTGGTAATGACATGATGGCCTTCAACTTCCAGTATGACAAGGATATTGCACAAGACACAGATTTGAAGGCTGCTTACGACAAGCTTGACCCGACCCTTTGGAACAGATTGCTTGAATGGAACGAAAAGCTTACGTTCGATATCGCCTCTTCCTCTGGCAAGCCGGTGGTTGGTTATCCGGATGACCTGAATAGCTGGGCTCTCGTCAAGTTCTTCGGTTCTGGTGTCGTTAAGCCTATTGAACAGGATAAGGACATTACTCGTCCGGACTTCGCAGAAAAGGCTGAAGAATTGACTAAGATGGCAGACGCAAACGGTGGCGAACTGCCGATCAACTCCACTGCAGATCTTATCCTTGCTCCGCTTCCGGAATATACAGCTGATGGCAAGCAGGTCGGTAAGAATGGTAACCCGTTGCTCCTGACCGACGATGACGCAAAGCTCTTTGGCTCTGCAAGTGCCGATGGTTCTCTTAGCAACAGTGCTACTGCAATCGTTGGCGGCAAGGCAAAGGATGCTTCTATGTGCTTCTCTGACGGAACTGAAAGCTGCACTAGCTGGTCCTTCGCAATGCAGGGTCCGTTCCGTATCAATGTCCGCGTATTCGACCACCTGGGCCACTTCGTGAGCCAGTACCAGCAGGTTGTTACCGAAGACATGATTAAGGCTGCCTTGTCTAAGCAGAAAGAGGATTCTTCTATTCCGGCTACATGTAAGACTCCGGTGTATGGTGAAACTGGTGTGCTCCTTGCAACCGTCAAGATGTACCCGGTTTCCCAGGATGGCCGTGCCTTGGCAACTGGCGTCTATATCTATCAGGTGACCGTGGTTCAGGAAGAATACACTCCCTGCCAGAAGATTAGTGGCGCTGTTCAGGAAAACAACGTTATCTACTCCAGAACTACAAACGTCTACACTCGCGGTTACCGCAGAGAAAAGAAGTAA
- a CDS encoding DUF3078 domain-containing protein, translating to MKLKSFLMACAAACAIAAPAMAEGGTFEGTLPENWKADVFTSVKINWYNFSNWQAGGTSNYNWLFLWHADVQGNWKVANWRNLIDVEVGQTWTEELGWRKSNDKLFWESMLDFNLPFSATVKAYIGNRFETQVMNGYSYSTDDEGKTHAKAVSSFMDPAYETQVAGLAYIPNDNFSIRGGFANRMTISDGYGYADDPETTDKVETFRDEPGLEVIAEGKYAFSDVVNFKSRLWAFTNFQGVEKIDGKWENLLTVSLAAGVELQAGFDMAYDWDQSENAQYKTMVLFGVTWRLF from the coding sequence ATGAAGTTGAAATCTTTCTTGATGGCATGCGCCGCTGCTTGCGCAATCGCCGCTCCCGCAATGGCTGAAGGTGGTACTTTTGAAGGTACTCTTCCGGAAAACTGGAAGGCTGACGTTTTCACTAGCGTCAAGATTAACTGGTACAATTTCAGCAACTGGCAGGCAGGTGGTACCTCCAACTATAACTGGTTGTTCCTGTGGCACGCAGACGTCCAGGGTAACTGGAAGGTCGCTAACTGGCGTAACCTCATCGACGTAGAAGTTGGCCAGACTTGGACTGAAGAACTCGGTTGGCGCAAGTCTAACGACAAGCTCTTCTGGGAATCCATGCTCGACTTCAACTTGCCGTTCTCTGCTACTGTCAAGGCTTACATCGGCAACCGCTTCGAAACTCAGGTTATGAACGGCTACTCCTACTCCACCGATGATGAAGGCAAAACCCATGCTAAGGCTGTTTCCAGCTTCATGGACCCGGCTTATGAAACTCAGGTTGCCGGTCTTGCTTACATCCCCAATGACAACTTCTCTATCCGTGGCGGTTTCGCAAACCGTATGACCATTTCCGATGGTTACGGCTATGCTGACGATCCGGAAACTACCGACAAGGTTGAAACCTTCCGTGACGAGCCGGGTCTCGAAGTTATCGCTGAAGGCAAGTATGCTTTCTCTGACGTCGTGAACTTCAAGAGCCGTTTGTGGGCATTCACCAACTTCCAGGGCGTTGAAAAGATCGACGGCAAGTGGGAAAACCTCCTGACCGTTTCTCTCGCTGCTGGTGTTGAACTCCAGGCTGGCTTCGACATGGCATACGACTGGGATCAGTCCGAAAATGCTCAGTACAAGACCATGGTCTTGTTCGGCGTAACTTGGCGCCTGTTCTAA
- a CDS encoding argininosuccinate synthase, which produces MAKKESKKKVVLAYSGGLDTSIIIPWLKENYDCEVIAFAADLGQNDFPDAKALEQKALATGASKCYVLDLKKEFLEDYVWPTVRAGAKYESTYLLGTSFARPLIAKYQVKIAEKEGAYAVSHGATGKGNDQVRFELTYAALNPKLEIIAPWKDPKWNIHSREDAIDYAAARKIPLNGISKKKIYSEDGNLWHLSHEGGILEEPDKEHQYDMLKHTVTYEKAPNKPAHVTIGFDKGTPVSVNGKKMGAVELLETLNKIGGENACGLLDIVENRLVGLKSRGVYETPGGTLLYKAHECLQQLVLDKETLFEAQKMSMTYANLVYNGQWFTPLRQCMDAFFDEVNKVVTGEVTLKLYKGNIIPAGMKSPFSLYDMNLGGFSDVEMYDQKDATGFIRCFGLPLKTRALLLGNKTNVDFGSPVKLPKK; this is translated from the coding sequence ATGGCAAAGAAAGAATCCAAGAAGAAAGTCGTCCTCGCTTATAGCGGTGGCCTCGATACCTCCATCATCATTCCTTGGCTCAAGGAAAACTACGACTGCGAAGTGATCGCTTTCGCCGCTGACCTCGGTCAGAATGACTTCCCGGATGCAAAGGCTCTGGAACAGAAGGCTCTTGCAACTGGTGCATCCAAGTGCTACGTTCTCGACCTCAAGAAGGAATTCCTCGAAGACTACGTTTGGCCCACCGTCCGCGCTGGTGCCAAGTACGAAAGCACCTACCTCCTGGGTACCTCTTTCGCTCGTCCGCTTATCGCAAAGTACCAGGTTAAGATCGCTGAAAAGGAAGGCGCATACGCTGTTTCCCATGGCGCAACTGGTAAGGGTAACGACCAGGTCCGTTTCGAACTGACCTACGCCGCTCTCAACCCGAAGCTCGAAATCATCGCTCCGTGGAAGGACCCGAAGTGGAACATCCACAGCCGCGAAGATGCTATTGACTATGCTGCCGCCCGCAAGATTCCTCTGAACGGCATCAGCAAGAAGAAGATCTACTCCGAAGATGGCAACCTGTGGCACCTCTCTCACGAAGGTGGCATCCTGGAAGAACCGGATAAGGAACACCAGTACGATATGCTCAAGCATACCGTGACCTATGAAAAGGCTCCCAACAAGCCGGCTCATGTTACCATCGGCTTCGACAAGGGTACTCCGGTCTCTGTCAACGGCAAGAAGATGGGCGCAGTGGAACTCCTCGAAACCTTGAACAAGATCGGTGGCGAAAATGCTTGCGGTCTCCTGGACATCGTTGAAAACCGTCTTGTCGGCCTCAAGAGCCGCGGCGTTTACGAAACTCCGGGTGGCACCCTCCTTTACAAGGCTCACGAATGCCTCCAGCAGCTGGTCCTCGACAAGGAAACCTTGTTCGAAGCTCAGAAGATGTCTATGACCTATGCAAACCTCGTCTACAATGGCCAGTGGTTCACCCCGCTCCGTCAGTGCATGGACGCCTTCTTCGACGAAGTGAACAAGGTTGTTACCGGTGAAGTTACCCTCAAGCTCTATAAGGGCAACATCATCCCGGCTGGCATGAAGAGCCCCTTCAGCCTCTACGACATGAACCTCGGTGGCTTCTCTGACGTCGAAATGTACGACCAGAAGGATGCAACTGGTTTCATCCGTTGCTTCGGCCTCCCGCTGAAGACCCGTGCTCTCCTCCTCGGCAACAAGACCAACGTGGACTTCGGTTCCCCGGTCAAGCTCCCGAAGAAGTAA